Proteins from one Gossypium raimondii isolate GPD5lz chromosome 8, ASM2569854v1, whole genome shotgun sequence genomic window:
- the LOC105792624 gene encoding protein EMBRYO SAC DEVELOPMENT ARREST 30, translating to MAFKSKIKWVALFVLTLSLGSLTVHLSLTKFSSMNLVQYSAKEALSHDFPYIGSPVGRNKRLWGAVRSLESLQPYANPRNGYPVPGKTSNGFIYAKIFGGFEKIRSSICDLVTISRLLNATLVIPEIQESTRSKGISYKFKSFSYLYDEEQFIASLKNDVNIIKSLPEYFKSARRRSEFPTFKPKSSASPNYYVKEILPSLKKAKVVGLIIMDGGCLQPILPPILSEFQRLRCRVAFHSLQLRPEIQILGLRMVERLRAWGQPFLAYHPGLVRDTLAYHGCAELFQDVHTELIQYRREQMIKQGIVNDELSVESHIRRENGSCPLMPEEVGLLLRAMGYPSNTIIYVAGSQTFGGQRLLIPLRAMFANVVDRTSLCSKTELSDLVGPETPLPPDVFKMPNPKSEEQLKEEWNRAGPRPRPLPPPPDRPVYQHEKEGWYAWITENDKEPNPSPMDLRMQAHRLLWDALDYIVSVEADAFFPGFHSDGSRWPDFSGLVIGQRLYERASSRTYRPDRKKIAELFNVIRDDMFHPKRSWILSAREHLNRSLSEEGLIRQSLLSKPTSFLSHPIPECSCRISSVEITKPIKGKDGRILFGGEPECPKWMQSARAEKARTNETEPAEDENDVPEQLEPDVISSLTSLIDHDEEWDPND from the exons ATGGCGTTCAAATCTAAGATAAAATGGGTTGCATTATTTGTGTTGACTTTATCTTTGGGATCATTGACCGTTCATCTTTCGTTAACAAAGTTTTCAAGTATGAATTTAGTCCAGTATAGCGCAAAAGAAGCTTTAAGCCATGATTTTCCATATATTGGATCCCCT GTTGGCAGAAATAAGAGGTTATGGGGTGCTGTGAGGTCTTTAGAGTCTTTGCAGCCATATGCAAACCCGAGAAACGGATATCCAG TTCCAGGTAAAACTAGTAATGGTTTCATCTATGCAAAAATATTTGGTGGATTCGAGAAGATAAGATCTTCG ATATGTGATCTTGTCACCATATCCAGGCTTCTAAATGCTACTCTTGTAATTCCAGAGATACAAGAAAGTACTCGTTCAAAAGGCATAAG TTATAAATTCAAGAGTTTTTCCTATCTTTACGATGAGGAACAGTTCATTGCTTCACTTAAAAATGATGTGAATATCATAAAAAGCTTGCCCGAGTATTTTAAGTCTGCGAGAAGAAGGAGCGAGTTCCCTACTTTCAAGCCCAAAAGTTCTGCTTCTCCAAATTATTATGTCAAAGAAATTTTGCCTAGCTTAAAGAAAGCGAAGGTTGTTGGGTTGATTATTATGGACGGAGGGTGTCTGcag CCGATTCTTCCTCCTATCCTGTCTGAGTTTCAGAGGCTTAGATGCAGAGTTGCCTTTCACTCTCTCCAGCTTCGTCCTGAAATTCAGATCCTTGGCCTCCGGATGGTGGAAAG ACTACGAGCATGGGGACAACCTTTCCTAGCATATCATCCGGGTTTGGTGAGGGACACCTTGGCATATCACGGATGTGCTGAGCTTTTCCAG GATGTTCATACAGAACTTATACAATATCGAAGGGAACAGATGATCAAGCAAGGAATCGTTAATGACGAATTAAGTGTTGAATCACATATCCGCAGAGAAAATGGTTCATGTCCTCTCATGCCTGAAGAG GTCGGACTTCTTCTTCGTGCAATGGGCTATCCTTCTAACACAATTATATACGTGGCAGGTTCTCAAACTTTTGGCGGTCAACGTCTTCTGATCCCTCTACGCGCTATGTTTGCAAATGTAGTTGATCGCACTTCGTTGTGCAGCAAAACGGAATTGTCGGATTTGGTTGGTCCTGAAACACCTCTTCCACCTGATGTTTTTAAGATGCCTAATCCGAAAAGTGAAGAACAACTCAAAGAAGAGTGGAATAGAGCTGGTCCACGGCCTCGACCCCTTCCTCCACCTCCTGATAGGCCTGTATATCAACATGAAAAAGAAGGCTGGTACGCTTGGATTACCGAGAATGACAAAGAACCCAACCCTTCCCCAATGGATCTTAGGATGCAAGCTCACAGGTTACTTTGGGATGCCCTTGATTATATAGTCTCTGTGGAAGCAGATGCATTCTTTCCCGGTTTTCACAGTGATGGCAGCAGATGGCCTGATTTCTCAGGCTTGGTTATTGGACAGAGGTTGTACGAAAGGGCTTCTTCTCGGACATATCGACCAGACAG GAAAAAAATTGCTGAACTTTTCAACGTAATCCGTGATGACATGTTCCATCCGAAGCGTAGTTGGATACTATCAGCTAGAGAACATCTCAACAGAAGTTTGAGTGAAGAGGGCCTTATCAGACAGTCACTGTTGTCAAAGCCAACTTCCTTTCTGTCCCATCCGATTCCCGAATGCTCTTGTAGAATTTCTTCTGTTGAGATCACGAAACCTATAAAAGGCAAAGATGGCAGAATTTTATTCGGAGGTGAACCGGAATGCCCCAAATGGATGCAATCAGCTAGGGCTGAAAAGGCTAGAACCAATGAAACTGAACCAGCAGAAGACGAGAACGACGTGCCTGAACAGCTAGAACCAGATGTCATAAGTAGTTTAACTTCACTGATTGATCATGACGAAGAATGGGATCCAAACGACTAA
- the LOC105792625 gene encoding syntaxin-132, protein MNDLLSDSFEIPRGQGQGSHGGDIELGAQANADELGLQNFFKKVQEIDKQYEKLDKLLKKLQDAHEESKAVTKAPAMKSIKQRMEKDVDEVGKISRFVKGKIDELDRENLANRQKPGCGKGTGVDRSRTSTTLAVKKKLRDKMAEFQTLRETIHQEYRDVVERRVFTVTGTRPDEETIEKLIDTGDSEQIFQKAIQEQGRGRIMDTVSEIHERHEAVRDLEKKLLDLQQIFLDMAVLVDAQGDMLDNIESQVSSAVDHVQSGNTALQRAKSLQKNSRKWMCIAIIILLLIVVIIVVAVIKPWSSNKGA, encoded by the exons ATGAACGACCTTCTATCG GATTCATTTGAGATCCCTAGAGGTCAAGGTCAAGGATCTCATGGTGGGGATATCGAATTAGGAGCTCAAGCAAATGCAGATGAACTAGgccttcaaaatttctttaaaaag GTTCAAGAGATAGATAAACAATATGAGAAGCTGGACAAGCTACTCAAAAAGCTTCAG GATGCACATGAGGAATCAAAAGCAGTGACTAAGGCTCCTGCCATGAAAT CTATTAAGCAGCGAATGGAAAAAGATGTTGATGAAGTTGGAAAAATATCTCGTTTTGTAAAGGGGAAAATTGACGAATTGGACCGAGAG AATTTAGCGAATAGGCAGAAGCCTGGATGCGGAAAAGGAACAGGTGTAGACCGGTCAAGGACGTCAACAACTCT TGCTGTGAAAAAGAAGTTGAGGGACAAAATGGCTGAATTTCAG ACTCTGAGGGAAACCATCCATCAAGAGTATCGGGATGTTGTTGAGAGACGTGTTTTCACAG TGACGGGCACTAGGCCTGATGAAGAG ACaattgaaaaattgattgaTACTGGAGATAGTGAACAAATATTCCAGAAAGCAATTCAGGAGCAGGGACGAGGCCGG ATAATGGACACCGTATCTGAAATTCATGAGCGCCATGAAGCAGTTAGAGATTTGGAGAAAAAGCTTCTTGATCTACAACAG ATATTTTTGGACATGGCGGTTCTGGTTGATGCACAAGGAGACATGCTTGACAACATAGAATCTCAG GTCTCAAGTGCAGTAGATCACGTGCAGTCAGGGAATACCGCTCTCCAAAGAGCTAAGAGCTTGCAGAAGAACTCTAGGAAGTGGATGTGCATTGCTATTATCATCCTTCTCCTAATTGTTGTAATTATCGTCGTTGCGGTGATCAAGCCCTGGAGCAGTAACAAAGGTGCTTAG
- the LOC105792626 gene encoding uncharacterized protein LOC105792626, with product MMQDTYEPVVHGEEKIKKEELHFKVKSKSMEPDHDKEEMIKVELELKTKSVEKVKPKHMEEEDEKHKEKDEEKSKETMEDEKKKKEEVEGKNKDEECKNDVAEKLEVSEVGETTNKEEKKKDKDPEVVEEDANVETEEKKNKKKDKKKDEVEKFEKKKKKKDKEKEMEHEVEEEEGTGKKKKDKEKKKEKKSDNEDEQKKDKKKRDKEKKKEEKSDKEDDVEDAKEKEKKKKKKKKDNKDKEKKKDKKCDKEDEEEEEKKKKKDKKDKEKKKEKKSDKEDDVEDAKEEKEKEKEKEKKKKKDNKDKEKKKDKKCDKEDDVEDAEEEEKKKKDKKDKEKKKEKKSDKEHGVEDDKEEKKKKKKEKKDKEKKKEKKHEDEEDKEEVSEELEEKNNKNKDRERKSKWKEEEEEEKSKKKETDENEEKKHGDRANNVKPETAIGSRELQLEDIEKESDSGEKEENKQNGKSKEGKEKNKKCEKKTKEGNAKSKDLSKVKQKLEKINSKIDALLEKKADILMQIKEAEEKNSEAADK from the coding sequence ATGATGCAAGATACATATGAACCCGTGGTTCACGGAGAAGAAAAGATCAAGAAGGAAGAACTGCATTTCAAAGTCAAGTCGAAGAGTATGGAGCCAGATCATGACAAGGAAGAGATGATCAAGGTCGAGCTTGAATTGAAGACTAAATCGGTCGAGAAGGTGAAACCAAAGCATATGGAGGAGGAGGATGAGAAACATAAAGAGAAGGATGAGGAGAAATCGAAAGAGACAATGGAagatgaaaagaagaagaaagaagaagttGAGGGGAAGAATAAGGACGAAGAGTGTAAAAATGATGTAGCAGAAAAGCTCGAGGTTAGTGAAGTTGGTGAGACAACGaataaagaagagaaaaagaaagacaaggaTCCAGAGGTGGTAGAAGAAGATGCCAATGTTGAGACggaagagaagaaaaacaaaaagaaggatAAGAAAAAAGACGAGgtagaaaaatttgaaaagaagaagaaaaagaaagacaaggaaaAGGAAATGGAGCACGAGGTTGAAGAAGAGGAAGGGAcgggaaagaagaaaaaggataaagagaaaaagaaggaaaagaagtcAGATAATGAGGATGAACAAAAGAAGGACAAGAAGAAGAGGGataaggagaaaaagaaagaagagaagtCGGATAAAGAGGATGATGTAGAAGATGCcaaagagaaggagaagaagaagaagaagaagaagaaagataataaggataaggagaaaaagaaagacaagaagTGTGATAAAGAGGATGAGGAAgaggaggagaagaagaagaagaaagataagAAGGataaggagaaaaagaaagaaaagaagtcGGATAAAGAGGATGATGTAGAAGATGCCAAAgaggagaaggagaaggagaaggagaaggagaagaagaagaagaaagataacaaggataaggagaaaaagaaagataagaaGTGCGATAAAGAGGATGATGTAGAAGATGCCGAAgaggaggagaagaagaagaaagataagAAGGataaggagaaaaagaaagaaaagaagtcGGATAAAGAGCATGGAGTAGAAGATGACaaagaggagaaaaagaagaaaaagaaagagaagaaggataaggagaaaaagaaagagaagaagcaCGAGGATGAAGAGGACAAGGAAGAAGTAAGTGAAGAGTTAGAAGAGAAGAACAATAAGAATAAAGACAGAGAGAGGAAGTCGAAAtggaaggaagaagaagaagaagagaagagcaAGAAGAAAGAAACCGATGAGAATGAGGAGAAGAAACACGGAGACAGGGCAAACAATGTGAAACCCGAGACTGCTATAGGCTCTAGGGAACTTCAACTAGAAGATATCGAGAAAGAATCGGACAGTGGAGAGAAGGAAGAGAACAAGCAGAACGGTAAAtcaaaagaaggaaaagagaaaaacaagaaatgtgagaagaaaacaaaagaagggAATGCCAAAAGCAAAGATCTAAGCAAAGTGAAACAGAAGTTAGAGAAAATCAATAGCAAAATTGATGCTCTGCTTGAGAAAAAAGCAGATATTTTGATGCAGATTAAAGAAGCTGAGGAGAAGAATAGTGAAGCTGCTGACAAATGA
- the LOC105793723 gene encoding uncharacterized protein LOC105793723, giving the protein MSHSYQDVEPEFQYHKGETHDIIEFQVKDFKKDQLRVHFSSKGVLTVSGERPQEGGKRIRFRKDINFPKDCEPNEIRAKLSSGVLFITIPKKDAPQPPQRDSLKQVQQQDNGKLKQGGSSSEEAKGAMATPNENAAMPKPESKSFISGLKMEKKTALKVVANVTVVSLVFVVLFYVYKIYAPVIMHV; this is encoded by the exons ATGTCCCATTCCTACCAAGATGTTGAGCCTGAGTTCCAATACCACAAAGGAGAAACTCATGACATTATTGAGTTTCAAGTGAAAG ATTTTAAAAAAGATCAGCTCAGAGTTCATTTTAGCAGTAAAGGGGTTTTAACGGTTTCCGGTGAACGCCCTCAAGAGGGAGGTAAAAGGATTCGATTCCGCAAAGATATCAATTTTCCTAAAGACTGTGAACCGAATGAGATCCGCGCGAAATTAAGTTCCGGTGTTCTTTTCATCACAATACCTAAGAAAGACGCCCCGCAACCTCCTCAACGGGATTCACTTAAGCAAGTGCAACAACAAGACAATGGAAAACTCAAACAAGGGGGAAGTTCAAGTGAAGAGGCTAAAGGAGCAATGGCTACACCAAATGAAAATGCTGCAATGCCTAAGCCTGAATCCAAATCTTTTATTTCGGGGCTTAAAATGGAGAAAAAGACAGCATTAAAGGTTGTCGCCAATGTTACAGTTGTGTCATTGGTGTTTGTTGTGTTGTTTTATGTGTATAAAATTTATGCACCTGTGATTATGCATGTTTAG
- the LOC105792630 gene encoding inactive protein RESTRICTED TEV MOVEMENT 2 — translation MQASKETSYEDFEPLCKWRRDQNCDKLEVHLQGFKRQQLKVEIHSSGILEIYGERLMEEGKSKRIISRFRKEFPVSEDYQRTQIHAKFYNGILHLVMPKQIPTISAAGDENNDGKASSSGTSYLTCLMKNKNIALEIMILAISLAIVGAYVKKYCQCSLE, via the exons ATGCAGGCTTCCAAGGAAACATCTTATGAAGATTTTGAGCCTTTGTGCAAATGGAGAAGGGATCAAAACTGTGACAAGCTTGAAGTCCATCTTCAAG GATTCAAAAGGCAGCAATTGAAAGTTGAGATTCACAGTTCTGGGATCTTGGAAATTTATGGAGAACGTCTAATGGAAGAAGGTAAATCGAAAAGAATAATAAGCAGATTCAGGAAAGAATTCCCAGTTTCAGAAGATTATCAACGAACCCAAATTCATGCAAAGTTCTATAACGGCATTCTTCATCTGGTAATGCCTAAACAAATTCCCACCATTTCTGCTGCTGGTGATGAGAATAATGATGGTAAAGCTTCAAGTAGTGGCACGTcatatctaacttgtttaatgaagaataaaaatatagctTTGGAAATCATGATATTAGCAATTTCTTTGGCAATTGTTGGGgcttatgtaaagaaatatTGTCAATGTTCTTTGGAATAA